One genomic segment of Theobroma cacao cultivar B97-61/B2 chromosome 6, Criollo_cocoa_genome_V2, whole genome shotgun sequence includes these proteins:
- the LOC18595964 gene encoding defensin-like protein 276 codes for MASKQAMVAFAALIICLLLSSGIGVSGQTCYYIEENCRANADCTKICSNQGYESGAICVPNNTGSTHCCCVIDS; via the exons ATGGCATCAAAGCAAGCAATGGTGGCTTTTGCTGCTCTCATCATATGCCTCTTGCTTTCTTCAG GTATTGGAGTGAGCGGCCAAACTTGTTACTACATTGAAGAAAATTGTCGTGCCAATGCTGATTGCACAAAAATATGCTCCAATCAGGGATACGAGTCCGGTGCCATATGTGTTCCTAACAATACGGGATCGACGCATTGTTGCTGTGTCATTGACTCTTGA